From Apium graveolens cultivar Ventura chromosome 9, ASM990537v1, whole genome shotgun sequence, the proteins below share one genomic window:
- the LOC141683170 gene encoding putative F-box/LRR-repeat protein At3g28410 isoform X1 produces the protein MKKVRIAEKNKLSGIDRIGSLSDEVIHYILSFSDVQSAVQTSVLSKRWKFIWTTLPFLNFLRFGDSELENVNINLRHVKTISPLEKNRVREMFCALGGAKILTLDLETIEAFSVIMDFLVSSSSPFCNLKYVMVPQEYKESSMSSDLRCYLLGRSPKATIVTAFPQNNMILPAEVAPVTAQNVMLEEPLSAPTKVRVDSEKIRKTLSIDNVDMGVQEEHVVQNPVVDVHRVG, from the exons ATGAAGAAAGTGAGAATTGCTGAGAAGAATAAACTTAGTGGTATAGACAGAATCGGTAGTTTGTCAGATGAGGTCATTCATTACATTCTCTCCTTTTCCGATGTGCAGTCAGCGGTTCAAACAAGTGTTCTCTCGAAACGATGGAAGTTTATTTGGACTACGCTCCCGTTTCTCAATTTTTTAAG ATTTGGAGATTCTGAGTTAGAGAACGTGAATATAAATTTACGGCACGTTAAGACCATTTCACCTTTGGAGAAGAACCGGGTTAGGGAAATGTTCTGTGCTCTGGGAGGGGCCAAAATACTTACTCTTGACTTGGAGACCATTGAG GCCTTTTCTGTTATCATGGACTTTCTTGTCAGTTCTTCTTCTCCATTCTGTAATTTGAAGTATGTGATGGTACCACAGGAGTATAAAGAATCAAGTATGTCCAGTGACCTCAGATGCTACTTGCTTGGACGCTCTCCAAAAGCCACCATTGTGACCGCATTCCCTCAG AACAATATGATTCTTCCCGCAGAGGTAGCTCCTGTGACAGCTCAAAATGTGATGCTAGAAGAGCCCTTGTCAGCTCCAACCAAGGTGCGGGTTGATTCTGAAAAAATACGTAAAACCCTGTCCATTGACAACGTGGACATGGGGGTGCAAGAAGAGCATGTGGTGCAGAATCCAGTAGTAGATGTTCATAGGGTTGGATGA
- the LOC141683170 gene encoding uncharacterized protein LOC141683170 isoform X3: protein MKKVRIAEKNKLSGIDRIGSLSDEVIHYILSFSDVQSAVQTSVLSKRWKFIWTTLPFLNFLRFGDSELENVNINLRHVKTISPLEKNRVREMFCALGGAKILTLDLETIEEYKESSMSSDLRCYLLGRSPKATIVTAFPQNNMILPAEVAPVTAQNVMLEEPLSAPTKVRVDSEKIRKTLSIDNVDMGVQEEHVVQNPVVDVHRVG from the exons ATGAAGAAAGTGAGAATTGCTGAGAAGAATAAACTTAGTGGTATAGACAGAATCGGTAGTTTGTCAGATGAGGTCATTCATTACATTCTCTCCTTTTCCGATGTGCAGTCAGCGGTTCAAACAAGTGTTCTCTCGAAACGATGGAAGTTTATTTGGACTACGCTCCCGTTTCTCAATTTTTTAAG ATTTGGAGATTCTGAGTTAGAGAACGTGAATATAAATTTACGGCACGTTAAGACCATTTCACCTTTGGAGAAGAACCGGGTTAGGGAAATGTTCTGTGCTCTGGGAGGGGCCAAAATACTTACTCTTGACTTGGAGACCATTGAG GAGTATAAAGAATCAAGTATGTCCAGTGACCTCAGATGCTACTTGCTTGGACGCTCTCCAAAAGCCACCATTGTGACCGCATTCCCTCAG AACAATATGATTCTTCCCGCAGAGGTAGCTCCTGTGACAGCTCAAAATGTGATGCTAGAAGAGCCCTTGTCAGCTCCAACCAAGGTGCGGGTTGATTCTGAAAAAATACGTAAAACCCTGTCCATTGACAACGTGGACATGGGGGTGCAAGAAGAGCATGTGGTGCAGAATCCAGTAGTAGATGTTCATAGGGTTGGATGA
- the LOC141683170 gene encoding uncharacterized protein LOC141683170 isoform X2, giving the protein MMTDFVIDCPQIVNLEIDGDMIPNHAPGKIIFSSQKISNFSYTGFFQIRFGDSELENVNINLRHVKTISPLEKNRVREMFCALGGAKILTLDLETIEAFSVIMDFLVSSSSPFCNLKYVMVPQEYKESSMSSDLRCYLLGRSPKATIVTAFPQNNMILPAEVAPVTAQNVMLEEPLSAPTKVRVDSEKIRKTLSIDNVDMGVQEEHVVQNPVVDVHRVG; this is encoded by the exons ATGATGACTGATTTCGTTATAGATTGCCCCCAAATAGTGAACCTGGAAATCGATGGTGACATGATTCCTAATCATGCCCCCGGTAAAATTATATTTTCGTCTCAGAAAATCTCTAATTTCAGTTATACTGGTTTCTTTCAAATCAGATTTGGAGATTCTGAGTTAGAGAACGTGAATATAAATTTACGGCACGTTAAGACCATTTCACCTTTGGAGAAGAACCGGGTTAGGGAAATGTTCTGTGCTCTGGGAGGGGCCAAAATACTTACTCTTGACTTGGAGACCATTGAG GCCTTTTCTGTTATCATGGACTTTCTTGTCAGTTCTTCTTCTCCATTCTGTAATTTGAAGTATGTGATGGTACCACAGGAGTATAAAGAATCAAGTATGTCCAGTGACCTCAGATGCTACTTGCTTGGACGCTCTCCAAAAGCCACCATTGTGACCGCATTCCCTCAG AACAATATGATTCTTCCCGCAGAGGTAGCTCCTGTGACAGCTCAAAATGTGATGCTAGAAGAGCCCTTGTCAGCTCCAACCAAGGTGCGGGTTGATTCTGAAAAAATACGTAAAACCCTGTCCATTGACAACGTGGACATGGGGGTGCAAGAAGAGCATGTGGTGCAGAATCCAGTAGTAGATGTTCATAGGGTTGGATGA